One window of the Alligator mississippiensis isolate rAllMis1 chromosome 5, rAllMis1, whole genome shotgun sequence genome contains the following:
- the LOC102560847 gene encoding beta-1,3-galactosyltransferase 1 gives MTHRRKYFHIPWQLAKLSVFLYAFIFFLVICLCLIANNCKFLAILPKIKNQENTGLNLMEGFAVTAKQFHKSDKANEIIFQKSNISSFQKFIRNRKEKKQSGTVTQFANEETTEPASNSSIYPHPFQFLINEKDKCKQKTPFLVLLIPTRADEKKHREAIRKTWGNESVVPGIKIVRLFMLGFSDKDQNENILQESRQYHDIIQQDFLDTYNNLTLKTMMGIKWIATYCNGTSFIMKTDSDVFVNTIYLIQELLRPIISPSQYFFTGCLMKNCEPIRNPDSKWYMPKELYPGDQYPDFCSGTGYVFSRAVVPKIVSASLKVKYVHLEDIFVALCLERQGITISPPLRNSFFNIYKVPFSTCVYNNIITSHGINPTEQIIFWETLQKEKHMCHK, from the coding sequence ATGACCCACCGCAGAAAATATTTTCACATTCCTTGGCAGCTTGCTAAGTTAAGTGTTTTCTTATATGCATTCATCTTTTTTTTAGTAATATGTTTGTGCCTTATTGCTAATAATTGTAAATTTTTGGCCATTTTACCCAAAATCAAAAATCAAGAAAACACTGGTTTGAACTTGATGGAAGGATTTGCAGTAACTGCCAAACAGTTTCATAAATCTGACAAAGCAAATGAAATCATTTTTCAGAAAAGCAACATTTCCAGCTTTCAGAAGTTCAtaaggaacagaaaagaaaagaaacaaagtggAACTGTGACGCAATTTGCTAATGAAGAGACAACAGAGCCTGCCTCAAATTCATCTATTTACCCTCACCCATTCCAATTTCTTATTAATGAAAAAGATAAATGTAAGCAGAAAACTCCTTTTTTGGTACTATTAATTCCAACCAGAGCTGATGAAAAGAAGCACAGAGAAGCCATCAGGAAAACTTGGGGAAATGAATCTGTGGTTCCTGGAATTAAAATTGTTCGCCTATTTATGTTGGGTTTTAGTGACAAAGACCAGAATGAAAATATATTGCAGGAAAGTAGGCAATACCATGACATTATTCAGCAAGACTTTTTAGACACCTATAATAACTTAACTCTTAAAACTATGATGGGCATTAAGTGGATTGCCACATATTGTAATGGCACAAGTTTTATCATGAAAACAGATAGCGATGTTTTTGTGAATACAATATATTTAATACAGGAGTTACTGAGGCCCATTATATCTCCTTCACAGTATTTTTTCACTGGTTGTCTTATGAAAAATTGTGAGCCTATCCGTAATCCTGACAGTAAATGGTACATGCCAAAAGAACTTTACCCAGGTGATCAATACCCAGATTTTTGTTCAGGAACTGGCTATGTCTTTTCTAGAGCTGTAGTTCCAAAAATTGTCAGTGCCTCTTTAAAGGTCAAATATGTACATTTGGAAGATATTTTTGTAGCTCTCTGTCTTGAAAGACAAGGAATCACTATTTCACCCCCACTCAGAAATTCATTTTTTAACATATATAAAGTCCCATTTTCTACTTGTGTATATAACAACATAATTACTTCCCATGGAATTAATCCAACGGAACAGATCATTTTCTGGGAAACATTGCAAAAGGAGAAACATATGTGTCATAAATAA